The proteins below come from a single Roseiflexus sp. RS-1 genomic window:
- the dprA gene encoding DNA-processing protein DprA — MDNTRYYLGFNYVNGIGPVRLDRLIEQCGSIEAAWHASATELMAIGLESKLIEALIETRRTLDLDREMERLQRAGVALIDRESPAYPAALRHVPSPPPLLYVRGALSDVDSWSVAVVGTRQPTAYGREATRRLTTGLVEAGVTIISGLALGIDSIAHTTALDAGGRTLAVLPCGIDLVYPERHDTLARRITDHGALISEFPPGTRPTPQLFPVRNRLISGLARGVLVVEAGVKSGALITVDYALEQGRDVFAVPGPIFSPRSEGTNRLIRNGAGLVTCAGDILEALDMSTAASQQEVRAALPDDPVEAAVLALVGYEPLHIDDLQRRTSMPVHEVSATLTVLELKGFVRQCAPMCYVLAH, encoded by the coding sequence ATGGACAACACGCGCTACTATCTCGGTTTCAACTACGTGAATGGCATTGGTCCGGTGCGACTGGATCGCCTGATCGAACAGTGCGGCTCGATCGAAGCAGCCTGGCATGCCTCTGCTACCGAACTGATGGCGATTGGGTTGGAATCCAAACTGATCGAGGCGCTGATCGAAACCCGGCGCACCCTCGACCTCGACCGGGAAATGGAACGTCTCCAGCGCGCCGGAGTTGCTCTCATTGATCGTGAGAGTCCCGCGTACCCCGCCGCGCTGCGCCATGTCCCGTCCCCGCCGCCGTTGCTCTACGTGCGTGGCGCTCTCTCCGACGTCGATTCCTGGAGCGTCGCCGTGGTGGGCACCCGCCAGCCGACGGCATACGGGCGCGAGGCGACCCGCCGCCTGACGACCGGACTGGTTGAAGCCGGCGTGACAATCATCAGCGGTCTGGCGTTGGGCATCGACAGCATCGCCCACACGACGGCGCTCGACGCTGGCGGTCGAACGCTGGCGGTACTGCCATGCGGCATCGATCTGGTCTACCCCGAACGGCACGACACCCTGGCGCGCCGTATTACCGACCACGGCGCACTGATCTCAGAGTTCCCGCCCGGCACACGACCGACACCCCAACTGTTCCCGGTGCGCAACCGCCTGATCAGCGGACTGGCGCGCGGCGTGCTGGTGGTGGAAGCCGGTGTCAAAAGCGGTGCGCTGATCACCGTCGATTATGCACTCGAACAGGGGCGCGATGTCTTCGCCGTGCCCGGACCGATCTTCAGCCCGCGATCTGAAGGAACCAATCGCCTCATCCGCAACGGCGCAGGGCTGGTGACGTGCGCCGGGGATATTCTCGAAGCGCTCGACATGAGCACGGCGGCGAGCCAGCAAGAGGTGCGTGCCGCTCTGCCCGACGATCCCGTCGAGGCGGCAGTGCTGGCGCTGGTCGGGTACGAGCCGCTCCATATTGATGATCTGCAACGACGCACATCCATGCCAGTCCACGAAGTGTCTGCAACACTGACGGTGCTCGAACTCAAGGGCTTTGTGCGTCAATGTGCACCAATGTGCTACGTTCTGGCGCATTAA
- a CDS encoding CAP domain-containing protein gives MHCSLPYALRITLLLLIAVLALTTPTLFAQTTTDFPSSIGEPATTDDTLSSIHSETSNAPMASHTAYLPLVLKPGTTDSSNSSVLPPLAQQVVDLTNAYRVAAGCAPLAVSPQLTAAAAAHSQDMAQNNFFSHTGSDGSTPWDRIRRTGYSYRSAAENIAAGYRTAGDVVQGWYSSPGHRQNMLNCDLREIGVAYADGGSYGRYWTQVFATPR, from the coding sequence ATGCATTGTTCTTTACCCTACGCTCTTCGTATTACCCTTCTGCTGCTTATCGCTGTGCTGGCGCTGACAACGCCGACGCTCTTCGCCCAGACGACGACCGATTTCCCCTCCAGCATTGGTGAACCGGCCACAACTGATGATACGCTGAGCTCCATCCACTCAGAGACGAGCAATGCGCCCATGGCGAGCCACACAGCGTATCTGCCGCTCGTGCTCAAACCAGGGACAACGGATAGCAGCAACTCGAGCGTTCTGCCGCCGCTGGCGCAGCAGGTGGTCGATCTCACCAATGCGTACCGTGTTGCAGCAGGATGCGCGCCGCTCGCAGTGTCGCCGCAACTCACTGCGGCAGCGGCAGCTCACAGCCAGGATATGGCGCAGAACAACTTCTTCAGCCACACCGGCTCAGACGGTTCCACACCCTGGGATCGAATCAGGCGAACCGGGTATTCCTACCGGAGTGCGGCTGAGAACATCGCCGCCGGTTACCGCACTGCCGGGGATGTGGTGCAGGGATGGTATAGCAGCCCCGGACATCGACAAAATATGCTGAACTGTGATCTGCGCGAAATTGGGGTCGCCTATGCCGATGGCGGATCGTATGGAAGATACTGGACGCAGGTATTCGCAACTCCACGCTAG
- a CDS encoding IS110-like element ISRfsp2 family transposase, whose amino-acid sequence MASRESLFIGIDVSKQTLDVAFGADPHAPRETIPSTDEGVQLLVTRLQRLQPTLIVLEATGGLERMVFAQLLQAGLPTARVQPRRVRALAHAEGRQAKTDRLDARLLARFAERVRPPHHQATDEQRASLRDLLVRREQVIQMRTAEINRLTAAAPNLRPGIQQHIDWLDQEIRALEQERDNEAERTDEVRRKRELRESVPGIGAITALNLLLRLPELGTIKRTEAAAFVGVAPYANQSGAQHKPRHISGGRRDVRSVLYMATLAATRRRLVRRAFDQRLCQAGKPRKVAIVAAMRKLLTILGAILRQQKPWDPAVHTSAP is encoded by the coding sequence ATGGCTTCCCGTGAGTCGCTCTTTATCGGCATTGATGTCTCCAAACAGACGCTGGATGTGGCGTTTGGCGCCGACCCGCACGCGCCACGCGAGACGATACCGTCTACCGACGAAGGTGTCCAGCTCCTGGTCACGCGACTCCAGCGCCTGCAGCCGACCCTGATTGTGCTGGAGGCGACCGGCGGGCTGGAGCGCATGGTGTTCGCCCAACTGCTCCAGGCTGGCTTGCCGACGGCGCGGGTGCAGCCACGCCGCGTGCGCGCCCTGGCGCACGCGGAAGGACGCCAGGCGAAGACCGACCGCCTGGATGCCCGGTTGCTCGCCCGCTTTGCCGAACGGGTGCGCCCGCCGCACCACCAAGCGACGGACGAGCAGCGCGCATCCTTGCGCGACCTGCTGGTCCGGCGGGAGCAGGTGATTCAGATGCGGACGGCTGAGATCAATCGGTTGACGGCTGCCGCGCCGAACCTCCGCCCGGGCATCCAGCAGCATATTGATTGGCTGGATCAGGAGATCCGTGCGCTTGAGCAGGAACGCGACAACGAGGCGGAGCGCACCGACGAGGTGCGCCGGAAACGGGAGCTGCGCGAAAGCGTGCCCGGCATCGGCGCGATCACCGCACTGAACCTGCTGCTCCGCCTGCCCGAACTGGGGACCATCAAGCGCACGGAAGCGGCGGCCTTTGTGGGCGTTGCGCCGTATGCCAATCAGAGCGGCGCACAGCACAAACCCCGGCATATCTCCGGCGGCAGGAGGGATGTGCGCAGCGTGTTGTACATGGCGACCCTGGCGGCCACGCGGCGCCGTCTGGTCAGGCGCGCCTTCGATCAGCGCCTGTGTCAAGCTGGCAAGCCGCGCAAGGTCGCCATCGTCGCTGCGATGCGCAAGCTGCTGACTATTCTCGGCGCAATATTGCGTCAGCAAAAGCCCTGGGATCCGGCTGTGCATACGAGCGCCCCTTGA
- a CDS encoding ABC transporter permease: MGLKPSANQGKARLRGLYRIISSKTITAADSIIVLIIVGLLALGIWLAEAAPAEVRGPEISLSITALPFYAFHSVGRMAAAYALSLGFTLIYGYVAAYNPRAERVLMPLLDVLQSVPILSFLPVVLLSFTAILPEGIAVELASIVLIFTSQVWNMTFAWYQSLTTVPRELREASSIFRFTRWRRLTTLELPFGALALIWNSMMSWAGGWFFLMAAEIFTLGARDFRLPGLGAYLQTAANAENLPAIGYGIATLIVVIVLLDQLIWRPLLVWADRFKLEMVESDNPPQSWFYDLLQHATLKDVIGGVVAPVGRTLDALFDRLLPLPRATSGDTNSGFRIGWLFLALIGAAAVAGTLLGGRMLIQVSPEQWLGIGIGLGATFLRVVAALAIALIWTVPLGVYIGMQPRAAAVLQPIIQIVASVPATALFPVLVLALLSIPGGLNIAAVLLMLLGTQWYVLFNVIAGASAIPQDLRYTTDLLQLSGWQRWRTLILPALFPYLITGMITASGGAWNASIVAEFVVFGGQTYQSTGVGAQITSATADGDYPRLLAATLAMVITVVAINRLVWRRLYRLAETVYRME, from the coding sequence GTGGGGCTGAAGCCCTCGGCTAACCAGGGCAAAGCCCGCCTGCGCGGGCTATACCGGATTATTTCTTCAAAGACCATTACCGCTGCGGATAGCATCATCGTGCTGATCATCGTCGGGTTGCTGGCGCTCGGCATCTGGCTGGCGGAAGCAGCGCCGGCAGAGGTGCGTGGACCGGAGATAAGTCTGTCGATTACAGCGCTGCCATTCTACGCATTCCATTCGGTGGGTCGAATGGCTGCTGCGTATGCGCTATCACTTGGCTTCACCCTGATCTACGGCTACGTCGCCGCCTACAATCCGCGCGCCGAGCGGGTGCTGATGCCGTTGCTCGATGTGTTGCAGAGTGTGCCGATCCTTTCGTTCCTGCCGGTCGTGCTCCTGAGTTTTACCGCTATCCTGCCGGAAGGCATCGCCGTCGAACTCGCCTCGATTGTGCTGATCTTCACCAGTCAGGTCTGGAACATGACCTTCGCATGGTATCAGTCGCTTACCACCGTACCGCGCGAACTGCGCGAAGCAAGCAGTATTTTTCGTTTCACCCGCTGGCGCCGCCTGACAACGCTGGAACTGCCGTTTGGTGCGCTTGCCCTGATCTGGAACAGTATGATGAGTTGGGCTGGCGGATGGTTCTTCCTGATGGCAGCCGAGATTTTTACCCTCGGTGCACGTGATTTTCGCCTGCCGGGGCTGGGGGCGTACCTGCAAACAGCGGCAAATGCAGAGAACCTGCCAGCCATTGGCTACGGCATTGCGACCCTGATCGTCGTTATTGTCCTGCTCGATCAACTCATCTGGCGTCCGCTGCTGGTCTGGGCGGATCGGTTCAAACTCGAAATGGTTGAAAGCGATAATCCGCCGCAATCGTGGTTCTACGATCTGTTGCAACACGCAACGCTGAAAGATGTGATCGGCGGGGTTGTTGCACCGGTTGGTCGCACACTGGATGCGCTGTTCGACCGATTGCTCCCATTGCCCCGCGCCACGAGCGGCGACACGAACAGCGGCTTCCGGATCGGATGGCTGTTTCTGGCGCTCATCGGCGCGGCGGCAGTGGCAGGGACGCTGCTCGGCGGGCGGATGCTGATCCAGGTTTCGCCCGAACAGTGGCTCGGCATCGGCATTGGACTCGGCGCAACTTTCCTGCGCGTCGTGGCGGCGCTGGCGATTGCGCTGATCTGGACTGTGCCGCTGGGCGTCTATATCGGCATGCAACCGCGCGCTGCGGCTGTACTGCAACCGATCATTCAGATCGTTGCGTCCGTTCCGGCTACGGCGCTGTTTCCCGTTCTGGTGTTGGCGCTGCTGAGCATTCCCGGAGGACTCAACATCGCCGCGGTCTTGCTCATGCTGCTCGGCACTCAGTGGTATGTGCTGTTCAATGTGATTGCCGGCGCATCAGCCATCCCGCAGGATCTGCGTTATACGACCGATCTGTTGCAATTGAGCGGATGGCAACGCTGGCGCACGCTTATCCTGCCCGCTCTGTTTCCCTACCTGATCACCGGGATGATCACCGCCAGCGGCGGCGCATGGAATGCCAGCATTGTTGCAGAATTTGTGGTCTTCGGCGGGCAAACGTACCAGAGTACCGGCGTCGGCGCCCAGATCACGTCCGCCACCGCCGATGGCGACTATCCACGCCTGCTGGCAGCCACGCTGGCTATGGTGATAACCGTCGTGGCGATCAATCGCCTCGTCTGGCGACGCCTCTATCGACTTGCTGAAACTGTGTATCGTATGGAATAG
- a CDS encoding pseudouridine synthase: protein MSAERLQKVLASAGIASRRDCEEYIAAGRVMVNGKVVRIPGTRVDPEHDEILVDGRPIGKIHHRTYVMLHKPAGVVSTTDDPQGRPTVIDLVNLEQRLFPVGRLDYDSEGLLLLTDDGELTQKLTHPSYQVEKEYRVLLNEAPSPAALRAWRTGVELDGVKTAPAWVELIERTPDGAWVRVILHEGRKRQIREVARVLGYEVRRLIRVREGPLTLGDLPSGTWRFLTDEEVDMLREHAERNAAVAEAEQPRRREQGETQVSGGRRLRRITPSARLLQKGDQVTDTTLPDLDEAVESVQPPPVVDERRSSRDNERIRHDERPPRDVRHSGRDGYGREQRDRRGSGDGRGDRRDERGGGYRERRDERGGGYRERREERGTSGPRDFRRDERGGGYRERREERGGNGPRDFRRDERGGGYRERREERGGNGPRDFRRDERGGGYRERREERGGNGPRDFRRDERSGGYRERREERGANGPRDFRRDERGGGYRERREERGANGPRDFRRDERSGGYRERREERGANGPRDFRRDERGGGYRERREERGANGPRDFRRNERGGGYRERREERGANGPRDFRRDERGGGYRERRDERSGYRGERRNDRGSRGFSGNDRPAPRSLEEEEE, encoded by the coding sequence TTGAGTGCAGAACGATTACAGAAGGTGCTGGCAAGCGCCGGCATTGCGTCGCGGCGTGATTGCGAAGAGTATATCGCCGCAGGGCGTGTCATGGTCAACGGGAAGGTGGTTCGCATTCCTGGTACGCGCGTTGACCCGGAACACGATGAGATACTGGTCGATGGCAGACCGATTGGGAAAATTCATCACCGCACCTATGTGATGCTCCACAAACCTGCTGGCGTGGTCTCCACAACCGACGATCCGCAGGGTCGTCCAACTGTCATCGATCTGGTCAATCTGGAACAACGATTGTTTCCGGTAGGTCGGCTGGATTATGACTCGGAAGGGTTGCTCCTGTTGACCGATGATGGTGAACTGACCCAGAAATTGACCCATCCGAGTTACCAGGTCGAAAAAGAGTACCGTGTGCTCTTGAACGAGGCGCCTTCACCGGCTGCGCTGCGTGCCTGGCGCACCGGTGTCGAACTTGACGGGGTGAAAACTGCGCCTGCGTGGGTCGAGCTGATCGAACGCACGCCCGATGGCGCCTGGGTGCGCGTCATCCTGCACGAGGGGCGCAAGCGCCAGATTCGTGAAGTGGCGCGCGTTTTGGGGTATGAGGTGCGGCGGTTGATCCGTGTACGCGAAGGTCCGCTGACATTGGGCGACCTTCCGAGCGGTACATGGCGTTTTCTTACTGATGAAGAGGTTGATATGTTGCGAGAACACGCCGAACGAAACGCGGCGGTCGCCGAAGCGGAACAGCCGCGTCGGCGTGAACAGGGTGAGACGCAGGTCTCTGGCGGGCGCCGGTTGCGACGCATTACTCCGTCGGCGCGATTGTTGCAGAAGGGCGATCAGGTGACGGACACGACTCTCCCTGATCTCGATGAGGCGGTTGAAAGCGTTCAGCCGCCGCCGGTCGTCGATGAGAGGCGCAGTTCACGGGATAACGAGCGAATCCGCCATGATGAACGTCCGCCACGCGATGTTCGCCATTCCGGGCGGGATGGGTATGGCCGTGAGCAGCGCGACAGGCGCGGTTCAGGCGATGGACGTGGCGATCGGCGGGACGAGCGGGGCGGCGGGTACCGGGAGCGGCGCGATGAGCGGGGCGGCGGATACCGGGAGCGGCGGGAGGAGCGGGGGACGAGTGGACCGCGCGACTTCCGGCGGGATGAGCGGGGCGGCGGGTACCGGGAGCGGCGGGAGGAGCGAGGGGGGAATGGACCGCGCGACTTCCGGCGGGATGAGCGGGGCGGCGGGTACCGGGAGCGGCGGGAGGAGCGAGGGGGGAATGGACCGCGCGACTTCCGGCGGGATGAGCGGGGCGGCGGGTACCGGGAGCGGCGGGAGGAGCGAGGGGGGAATGGACCACGCGACTTCCGGCGGGACGAGCGAAGCGGCGGGTACCGGGAGCGGCGGGAAGAGCGGGGGGCGAATGGACCGCGTGACTTCCGGCGGGATGAGCGAGGCGGCGGGTACCGGGAGCGGCGGGAAGAGCGGGGGGCGAATGGACCGCGTGACTTCCGACGGGACGAGCGAAGCGGCGGGTACCGGGAGCGGCGGGAGGAGCGGGGGGCGAATGGACCGCGTGACTTCCGGCGGGACGAGCGAGGCGGCGGGTACCGGGAGCGGCGGGAAGAGCGGGGGGCGAATGGACCGCGTGATTTCCGACGGAATGAGCGGGGCGGCGGGTACCGGGAGCGGCGGGAAGAGCGGGGGGCGAATGGACCGCGTGATTTCCGACGGGATGAGCGGGGCGGCGGGTACCGGGAGCGGCGAGACGAGCGGAGCGGGTATCGTGGAGAACGACGCAATGATCGCGGCTCGCGGGGGTTTTCGGGCAATGATCGCCCTGCGCCACGTTCTCTCGAGGAAGAAGAGGAGTAA
- a CDS encoding ABC1 kinase family protein, which yields MSWFFFRVIVHVFIFDILFNRYRLTRWYAQRTGIRRYQRIARDFRRLAVRMGGVLIKLGQFLSARADVLPAVITDELAGLQDEVPPAPLPYVLQTLITELRRPLADIFARFDPTPVAAASLGQVYYGELCDGRSVAVKIQRPRIDEIVEIDLSAVLWAVRIVKNYPLIRRRADLELLFEEFARVLREELDYEREAQHALRFRINFADTPGVYFPKPYPELSTRRVLIMERISGIKISDYAALERAGVDRTEVATRLNRAYLKQFFLDGFFHADPHPGNIFVRVEGPPPPQTNGVKPGAPFTLILLDCGMVGYLPPTTMEIMRSGVIGLATNDPERIVDALDRLGMILPGADRRPIVQALQIVLRHTYARTQRELTNIDVEKLFDETEHLVRDLPFQIPQDLIYLGRAISLVSGIVTGLHPDINLFEETQPFAQAMLDRERKNGDWLEEIRREVTALSQVAATLPRQMDAYYKAANRGELQMRVDLSRLERGMKRVERATNRLSGGIIAAALFIGGVLLRINGFADEAFWSWVAAAGATLWTIWPRSER from the coding sequence GTGTCCTGGTTCTTTTTCCGCGTTATCGTTCATGTCTTCATTTTCGACATTCTGTTCAACCGCTACCGGCTGACGCGCTGGTACGCGCAGCGCACCGGAATCAGGCGCTACCAGCGCATCGCACGCGATTTCCGCCGCCTGGCAGTGCGAATGGGAGGCGTGCTGATCAAACTCGGTCAGTTCCTCAGCGCGCGCGCCGATGTCCTCCCTGCAGTCATCACCGATGAACTGGCCGGCCTGCAGGATGAGGTGCCGCCAGCGCCGCTTCCGTATGTGCTGCAAACCCTCATCACCGAACTCCGTAGACCGCTGGCGGACATCTTTGCCCGTTTCGATCCAACCCCTGTAGCGGCAGCATCGCTCGGTCAGGTCTACTACGGTGAACTCTGCGATGGGCGATCGGTTGCCGTCAAGATTCAGCGCCCACGCATCGATGAGATTGTCGAGATCGACCTGAGCGCCGTACTGTGGGCGGTGCGCATCGTCAAGAACTACCCGTTGATCCGGCGGCGGGCAGACCTGGAACTGTTATTCGAAGAATTCGCGCGTGTGCTGCGCGAGGAACTCGACTATGAGCGCGAGGCGCAGCACGCGCTGCGGTTTCGGATCAATTTCGCCGATACGCCAGGGGTTTACTTTCCCAAACCGTACCCCGAACTCTCAACCCGGCGCGTGCTGATCATGGAACGGATCAGCGGCATCAAAATTAGCGATTACGCTGCGCTCGAGCGCGCCGGCGTGGATCGCACCGAAGTCGCAACCCGGCTCAATCGCGCTTACCTGAAACAATTCTTCCTCGATGGCTTCTTCCATGCCGATCCCCACCCCGGTAATATCTTCGTGCGCGTCGAAGGTCCGCCGCCGCCTCAGACCAATGGCGTCAAACCGGGCGCACCCTTCACCCTCATCCTGCTCGACTGCGGCATGGTCGGTTATCTGCCGCCGACGACCATGGAAATCATGCGGAGCGGTGTGATTGGACTGGCGACCAACGATCCAGAGCGGATCGTCGACGCTCTCGACCGTCTGGGAATGATCCTGCCGGGCGCCGACCGACGCCCGATCGTGCAGGCGTTGCAGATTGTGCTGCGTCATACCTATGCGCGCACGCAGCGAGAACTGACAAACATCGACGTTGAAAAATTGTTCGATGAAACCGAGCATCTCGTGCGTGATCTGCCTTTTCAGATACCACAAGACCTGATCTACCTGGGACGGGCGATCAGTCTGGTGAGCGGGATCGTGACCGGGCTACATCCCGATATTAACCTGTTCGAGGAGACGCAACCATTCGCACAGGCAATGCTTGATCGTGAACGAAAAAATGGCGATTGGCTGGAGGAGATCCGGCGCGAAGTGACAGCGCTCAGCCAGGTTGCAGCGACACTGCCGCGTCAGATGGATGCGTACTACAAGGCGGCCAACCGCGGTGAACTGCAAATGCGTGTCGATCTGTCGCGTCTCGAACGCGGTATGAAGCGCGTCGAGCGGGCGACCAATCGACTCTCCGGCGGCATCATCGCAGCGGCGCTGTTCATCGGCGGCGTCTTGCTGCGGATCAACGGCTTTGCCGACGAGGCGTTCTGGTCGTGGGTTGCGGCTGCTGGCGCTACGTTGTGGACGATCTGGCCCCGCAGCGAGCGGTGA
- a CDS encoding ABC transporter ATP-binding protein — protein MATLNGAVLVELRNVAQRYGRGEKRFTAIEHINLTIREGEFVALLGPSGCGKSTLLRIITGLNQPSDGEVRYRGAPLRGVNPYATIVFQSFALFPWLTVEANVAIAMRARGIPAEQAHARAIELIDMVGLDGFEQAYPRELSGGMRQKVGIARALAANPELLCLDEPFSALDVLSAETLRGEVLELWTGGQLQIRAVLMVSHNIEEAIFMADRIVVMDKGPGRIIAEVPVTLPHPRDRKSEAFVTLTDRVYGILMGQTQPEHVEFGTEPGQAGRTRALPNAEVTELAGLLEHVNSTPAERDDIYQLAEELGLDFNNLLALVEAAELLGFARVETGDLIITPLGETFADASILTRKEIFASRLRRLPFFRWMLRMLEASGERSLRREVLLTALERDFPPDEAELQLDIASKWGRYAELFGYDDAQGRFFLEDVAVTV, from the coding sequence ATGGCGACGCTGAACGGCGCGGTGCTGGTTGAACTGCGCAATGTCGCACAGCGCTACGGGCGCGGCGAGAAGCGCTTCACCGCCATCGAGCATATCAATCTGACCATCCGTGAAGGGGAATTTGTCGCGCTGCTCGGTCCGTCGGGGTGTGGCAAGAGCACGCTGCTGCGCATCATTACCGGGTTGAACCAACCGAGTGACGGCGAGGTTCGCTACCGTGGCGCGCCGTTGCGCGGCGTCAACCCGTATGCAACGATTGTGTTCCAGTCGTTTGCGCTTTTCCCGTGGTTGACCGTTGAGGCAAATGTGGCTATTGCGATGCGTGCGCGCGGCATACCTGCGGAACAGGCGCACGCCCGGGCGATCGAGTTGATCGATATGGTCGGACTCGACGGCTTCGAGCAGGCATACCCGCGTGAACTGTCGGGCGGTATGCGCCAGAAGGTCGGGATTGCCCGCGCCCTCGCGGCAAACCCCGAACTGCTCTGCCTCGACGAGCCGTTCAGCGCCCTCGACGTGCTGAGCGCCGAGACGTTGCGCGGCGAAGTGCTTGAACTCTGGACCGGCGGTCAACTCCAGATTCGCGCAGTGTTGATGGTAAGCCACAACATCGAAGAAGCGATCTTCATGGCAGACCGGATCGTGGTAATGGATAAAGGTCCGGGACGGATCATTGCCGAAGTGCCGGTTACGCTGCCGCACCCGCGCGACCGTAAATCGGAAGCGTTCGTCACCCTGACCGACCGTGTCTACGGCATTCTCATGGGGCAGACGCAACCAGAGCATGTCGAGTTCGGCACCGAACCAGGGCAGGCTGGACGCACCCGCGCATTGCCCAACGCCGAAGTGACCGAACTCGCCGGTTTGCTTGAACATGTGAACAGCACCCCCGCTGAGCGTGATGATATCTATCAACTGGCGGAGGAGTTAGGGCTGGATTTCAACAATCTGCTGGCGCTGGTCGAAGCGGCGGAACTACTCGGATTCGCCCGTGTCGAAACCGGCGACCTGATCATTACACCGTTGGGAGAAACGTTCGCCGACGCCAGCATTCTGACGCGCAAAGAAATCTTTGCATCGCGCCTGCGGCGCCTGCCCTTCTTCCGCTGGATGCTGCGCATGCTGGAAGCGTCGGGAGAACGGTCGCTGCGCCGCGAAGTGCTCCTCACCGCCCTGGAACGCGACTTCCCTCCCGACGAGGCGGAACTGCAACTCGACATCGCCAGCAAATGGGGACGCTATGCCGAATTGTTCGGCTATGACGACGCCCAGGGACGCTTTTTCCTGGAAGATGTGGCTGTCACCGTATGA
- a CDS encoding fused MFS/spermidine synthase, giving the protein MALESAQSRLASYTAALAERLDRLRALPDGVLCDRSLPQVRLWVIKEGTFISLFFLNPASGALDGPMSRIDIERPLHLLAPYNRALLLTLLWRPSPRRVCMLGFGGGRISLALHAHLPNVIIDNVDIDPAFEMVAATYFGVTFDERQRLHIADAQEYLRQSPHRYDIIFMDAFSDARDHLDHLATAEFYALCQKRLLPGGVIGINLLRSDPRFAAKAHVFRTSFRTTLAAPLRHSLVLFGAGRMPAPVTTLRERAHDLALRYGFDADLTDIAATLRPLRDSII; this is encoded by the coding sequence ATGGCTTTGGAAAGCGCACAATCTCGCCTGGCATCGTACACTGCTGCGCTCGCCGAACGCCTGGATCGGCTTCGCGCACTCCCTGACGGCGTTCTTTGCGATCGCTCGTTGCCGCAGGTGCGTCTGTGGGTCATTAAGGAAGGGACCTTTATCAGCCTCTTCTTTCTGAACCCGGCGAGCGGCGCGCTCGATGGACCGATGTCGCGGATCGACATTGAGCGTCCGCTCCACCTCCTTGCGCCGTACAATCGCGCACTTCTGCTCACCCTCCTCTGGCGTCCATCACCGCGCCGTGTGTGCATGCTGGGTTTCGGCGGAGGGCGCATCTCACTGGCGCTCCACGCGCATCTCCCCAACGTCATTATCGATAATGTCGATATCGATCCGGCGTTTGAGATGGTTGCCGCCACGTACTTCGGAGTGACCTTCGATGAGCGGCAGCGTCTCCACATCGCCGATGCACAGGAGTACCTCCGGCAATCGCCGCACCGCTACGACATCATCTTCATGGATGCATTCAGCGATGCGCGCGACCATCTGGATCACCTGGCAACGGCTGAGTTCTATGCCCTCTGTCAGAAGCGCCTGCTGCCCGGCGGCGTTATCGGTATCAATCTGCTCCGCAGCGACCCACGCTTTGCTGCGAAAGCGCACGTGTTCCGCACGTCCTTCCGCACAACACTGGCAGCGCCGCTGCGCCATTCGCTGGTGCTGTTCGGCGCCGGTCGTATGCCAGCGCCGGTAACAACCCTCAGGGAGCGCGCGCACGACCTGGCGTTACGGTATGGCTTCGACGCCGATCTGACCGACATTGCCGCAACCCTGCGCCCTCTGCGCGATAGTATAATCTAA